The Kitasatospora paranensis genome has a window encoding:
- a CDS encoding DLW-39 family protein produces MKKLLLVALVALGGFFVYRQVQADRAEQDLWTEATDPVPAGR; encoded by the coding sequence GTGAAGAAGCTCCTCCTGGTCGCCCTGGTAGCCCTCGGCGGCTTCTTTGTCTACCGTCAGGTTCAGGCGGACCGCGCCGAGCAGGACCTGTGGACCGAGGCCACCGACCCGGTCCCGGCCGGTCGCTGA
- a CDS encoding Bro-N domain-containing protein: protein MTTTNNVPAPFEFEGREIRVLTVGGDPWWVAADVCAVLEIANPRDALRKTLDDDEKG, encoded by the coding sequence ATGACGACGACGAACAACGTCCCGGCGCCGTTCGAGTTCGAGGGCCGGGAGATCCGGGTGCTCACGGTCGGCGGGGACCCGTGGTGGGTGGCGGCCGACGTGTGCGCGGTCCTGGAGATCGCCAACCCCCGTGACGCCCTGCGCAAGACGCTCGACGACGACGAGAAGGGGTAG
- the pknB gene encoding Stk1 family PASTA domain-containing Ser/Thr kinase, with protein sequence MEEPRRLGGRYELGGVLGRGGMAEVYLGHDTRLGRSVAVKTLRADMARDPSFQARFRREAQSAASLNHPAIVAVYDTGEDYIDGISIPYIVMEYVEGSTLRELLHSGRRLLPERALEMTIGILQALEYSHRAGIVHRDIKPANVMLTRQGNVKVMDFGIARAMGDAGMTMTQTSAVIGTAQYLSPEQAKGETVDARSDLYSTGCLLYELLTVRPPFVGDSPVAVAYQHVREEAQPPSAFDPEVRPEIDAIVLKALAKERDYRYQSADEMRDDIERFLDGLPVAAAQQAAAFGMGGYGYDQGGAQYDPYGQTNLLPQQGAAGPTTMLPPVGSQQSGYGYPQEGYGGGQGGYDNGDDGYDRPSRRANPPKKNNTSWIVLAVAAVLVLVGAFFVVQAMLNSGSGASGQTTSPNLVGLSLTDAQTKAKQQNAKLQVAAANPIACPDAKIQKDQVCTQDPAAGNKIDETTVIKVHLSTGPVETDIPEVSGQSVDSATAQLQQAGFTVETQTKNDDTVDQNKVISYSPTGKAPAGSKITLVVSGGTGKFPVPNVIGKTKADASQAITDAGLQVSIKTTVVTDPAQVDVVQSQSPTDGQLKKNGTVTITVGKLADKVFVPVLQGKTYKEAFAMLTQRGLAPLVISGPQDDTAIVVTSDPPSGTPVDAGTTIRLTTKPGGLGLPGGN encoded by the coding sequence GGCGGCAGGTACGAGCTCGGCGGCGTCCTCGGACGCGGCGGCATGGCCGAGGTCTACCTGGGCCATGACACCCGGCTCGGCCGCTCGGTCGCCGTGAAGACGCTCCGCGCCGACATGGCCCGCGACCCGTCGTTCCAGGCCCGGTTCCGCCGCGAGGCCCAGTCCGCCGCCTCGCTGAACCACCCCGCGATCGTCGCCGTGTACGACACCGGCGAGGACTACATCGACGGCATCTCCATCCCGTACATCGTGATGGAGTACGTCGAGGGCTCCACCCTCCGCGAGCTGCTGCACTCCGGCCGACGACTGCTGCCCGAGCGCGCGCTCGAGATGACCATCGGCATCCTCCAGGCGCTGGAGTACTCGCACCGGGCCGGCATCGTCCACCGCGACATCAAGCCCGCCAACGTCATGCTCACCCGCCAGGGCAACGTCAAGGTCATGGACTTCGGCATCGCCCGCGCGATGGGCGACGCCGGCATGACGATGACCCAGACCTCGGCCGTCATCGGCACCGCCCAGTACCTCTCCCCGGAGCAGGCCAAGGGCGAGACCGTCGACGCCCGCTCCGACCTGTACTCCACCGGCTGCCTGCTCTACGAGCTGCTGACCGTCCGGCCGCCGTTCGTCGGCGACTCCCCGGTCGCGGTGGCGTACCAGCACGTCCGGGAGGAGGCCCAGCCGCCGTCCGCGTTCGACCCCGAGGTCCGCCCCGAGATCGACGCGATCGTGCTGAAGGCCCTCGCCAAGGAGCGCGACTACCGGTACCAGAGCGCCGACGAGATGCGCGACGACATCGAGCGCTTCCTCGACGGCCTCCCGGTCGCCGCCGCCCAGCAGGCCGCCGCGTTCGGCATGGGCGGCTACGGCTACGACCAGGGCGGCGCCCAGTACGACCCGTACGGCCAGACCAACCTGCTGCCCCAGCAGGGCGCGGCCGGCCCCACCACCATGCTTCCGCCGGTCGGCTCCCAGCAGTCCGGCTACGGCTACCCGCAGGAGGGCTACGGCGGCGGCCAGGGCGGCTACGACAACGGCGACGACGGCTACGACCGGCCCAGCCGCCGGGCCAACCCGCCGAAGAAGAACAACACCTCCTGGATCGTGCTGGCCGTGGCCGCGGTGCTCGTCCTGGTCGGTGCCTTCTTCGTCGTGCAGGCCATGCTGAACAGCGGCAGCGGCGCGAGTGGCCAGACCACCTCGCCGAACCTGGTCGGCCTCAGCCTCACCGACGCGCAGACCAAGGCCAAGCAGCAGAACGCCAAGCTGCAGGTGGCGGCCGCCAACCCGATCGCCTGCCCCGACGCCAAGATCCAGAAGGACCAGGTCTGCACCCAGGACCCGGCGGCCGGCAACAAGATCGACGAGACCACGGTCATCAAGGTCCACCTGTCGACCGGCCCGGTCGAGACCGACATCCCGGAGGTCTCCGGCCAGTCCGTGGACTCCGCCACCGCGCAGCTCCAGCAGGCCGGCTTCACCGTCGAGACCCAGACCAAGAACGACGACACCGTCGACCAGAACAAGGTCATCTCGTACTCGCCGACCGGCAAGGCGCCCGCCGGCTCCAAGATCACCCTGGTGGTCTCGGGCGGCACCGGCAAGTTCCCCGTCCCGAACGTGATCGGCAAGACCAAGGCCGACGCCAGCCAGGCGATCACCGACGCCGGGCTGCAGGTCTCGATCAAGACCACGGTGGTGACCGACCCTGCGCAGGTCGACGTGGTGCAGTCGCAGAGCCCGACCGACGGCCAGCTGAAGAAGAACGGCACAGTCACCATCACTGTCGGCAAGCTGGCCGACAAGGTCTTCGTCCCCGTCCTCCAGGGCAAGACCTACAAGGAGGCCTTCGCGATGCTGACCCAGCGCGGCCTGGCCCCGCTGGTCATCAGCGGTCCGCAGGACGACACCGCGATCGTGGTCACCAGCGACCCGCCGTCGGGCACCCCGGTCGACGCCGGCACCACGATCCGGCTCACCACCAAGCCGGGCGGCCTCGGCCTCCCCGGCGGCAACTGA
- a CDS encoding DUF6191 domain-containing protein produces MAIFWAMSLPGLVCALVAVAVLDQLALRVRRLSRLPWRGRGREGQISATGFEQLHAQFSAGKQHELRERGTALMLRDEEGDGAPPRGGVDLLRGTAVLPAGGGRDEGGPKE; encoded by the coding sequence ATGGCGATCTTCTGGGCGATGAGCCTGCCGGGGCTGGTCTGTGCACTGGTCGCGGTGGCGGTGCTGGACCAGCTGGCACTGCGGGTTCGCCGGTTGTCCCGACTGCCGTGGCGCGGCCGCGGCCGGGAGGGACAGATCTCGGCGACCGGGTTCGAGCAGCTGCACGCGCAGTTCTCCGCCGGCAAGCAGCACGAGCTGCGCGAGCGCGGCACCGCGCTGATGCTCCGCGACGAGGAGGGCGACGGTGCGCCGCCGCGCGGCGGCGTCGACCTGCTCCGCGGTACGGCCGTCCTTCCCGCAGGTGGAGGCCGTGACGAGGGCGGTCCGAAGGAGTGA
- the crgA gene encoding cell division protein CrgA, with translation MPKSRVRKKADYTPPTTTTAVKISSGRSWVAPLMLAFFLIGLVWIVTYYVTSGDWPVHSWGNWNILAGFGFIAAGFGVSTQWK, from the coding sequence GTGCCGAAGTCTCGAGTCCGCAAGAAGGCCGACTACACGCCGCCGACCACCACGACCGCCGTGAAGATCAGTTCCGGCCGCAGCTGGGTGGCCCCGCTGATGCTGGCGTTCTTCCTGATCGGACTGGTGTGGATCGTCACCTACTACGTGACGAGCGGCGACTGGCCGGTGCACAGCTGGGGCAACTGGAACATCCTGGCCGGTTTCGGCTTCATCGCAGCGGGCTTCGGCGTCTCCACGCAGTGGAAGTAG
- a CDS encoding class E sortase yields the protein MVARAVGELFITLGLVMLLFVAYQLWWTNVQADASASAAGNRLEQQWSSAPQPSGSPGAPAAGAFQPGQGFALLYIPALGLKYPVAEGTGKQQVLDKGLVGHYTGTAMPADKAGNFAVAAHRTTHGQPFRKIGQLKPGDMIVVETATTFYTYQVAGGIPETPPTDVGVIQPVPKGSPFTQPGRYITLTTCTPEFSARGRLIVFGKMVGEQPRSQGKPAALTG from the coding sequence GTGGTCGCCCGCGCGGTCGGAGAACTCTTCATCACCCTCGGCCTGGTGATGCTGCTCTTCGTGGCGTACCAGCTCTGGTGGACCAACGTGCAGGCCGATGCCTCCGCGAGCGCCGCCGGGAACCGGCTGGAGCAGCAGTGGAGCAGTGCCCCGCAGCCGAGCGGCAGCCCGGGCGCACCGGCCGCCGGGGCCTTCCAGCCCGGGCAGGGGTTCGCGCTGCTGTACATCCCCGCGCTGGGGCTCAAGTACCCGGTCGCGGAGGGCACCGGCAAGCAGCAGGTGCTCGACAAGGGCCTGGTCGGGCACTACACCGGTACGGCGATGCCCGCCGACAAGGCCGGCAACTTCGCCGTTGCCGCGCACCGCACGACGCACGGTCAGCCGTTCCGGAAGATCGGCCAGTTGAAGCCCGGTGACATGATCGTGGTGGAGACCGCGACGACGTTCTACACCTACCAGGTCGCCGGGGGCATCCCGGAGACGCCGCCGACCGACGTGGGCGTCATCCAGCCCGTGCCCAAGGGCTCGCCGTTCACCCAACCGGGTCGATACATCACCCTGACGACGTGCACACCCGAGTTCAGTGCCCGGGGACGGCTCATCGTCTTCGGCAAGATGGTCGGGGAACAGCCGAGGAGCCAGGGCAAGCCGGCCGCGCTCACCGGCTAG
- a CDS encoding cell division protein FtsK, which translates to MNQHHTPSGSDNNPDDPNGLFAALEADMATDQAIGATVLDFDKARADRRPVGPGVDEDGLPSVYVDSREKSGPVDRMATARGAKRRPIIPAWARSKAELVSYARWLGGNAAHTTGYHAVRSPLYAGKLLGRAPRGTARLVGGTYRWVTDSEGRPVRAASVRREDVEQYLILSRQRDRRVRSRGVILALAAVLGVAFTAVLLVATPGWTTLALATAAALALGGAGGQADQPLIDRAVVATKVQRLTSDIIVRALGAMGIAEINKAMAKGGDGIKFVAPITRDGNGWRADIDLPYGVTAIDIIDKRDRLASGLRRPLGCVWPEPVHDQHAGRLMLWVGDQDMSQTKAPAWPLAAAGTVSLFKPLPFGTDQRGRSVSMLLMFANVLIGAMPRFGKTFALRVLMLAAALDPTAELHVWELKGTGDLEDAAKVAADYGSGADDETIEGAVNSLRYVHKELERRAAVIRSLPKERRPENKVTPELAADRKLGLHPLVLIIDECQELYSHDTFGKEAGTLSEAIIKRGPAMGVILLLATQRPDVKSLPSGVSANVGIRFCLRVMGQTENDMVLGTSSYKNGLRATSFTANDKGIGYLVGAATDAQIVRSYYLDGPAAGRIMDRARAARIAAGTLTGVAAGEQPERAKNNTGILDDLISIWPAGEAKVWSETLVAALAALDEDRYGGWEPEQLSSALKPHGVNAGQVGRRVGGKFVNKRGIEHKDLTEAITRRDDKRPA; encoded by the coding sequence GTGAACCAGCACCACACCCCTTCCGGGTCGGACAACAACCCCGACGACCCGAACGGCCTGTTCGCCGCCCTGGAAGCGGACATGGCTACCGACCAGGCCATCGGCGCCACCGTCCTGGACTTCGACAAGGCCCGCGCCGACCGCCGCCCGGTCGGGCCTGGCGTGGACGAGGACGGCCTGCCGTCCGTCTACGTCGACTCCCGCGAGAAGTCCGGCCCGGTGGACCGGATGGCGACCGCCCGCGGGGCGAAGCGCCGCCCGATCATCCCCGCCTGGGCCCGCTCGAAGGCCGAACTCGTCTCCTACGCCCGGTGGCTGGGCGGCAACGCGGCCCACACGACCGGCTACCACGCGGTCCGCTCCCCGCTCTACGCCGGGAAGCTGCTCGGCCGGGCGCCGCGCGGCACCGCCCGCCTGGTCGGCGGCACCTACCGGTGGGTGACCGACTCCGAGGGCCGCCCCGTGCGCGCCGCGTCGGTGCGCCGGGAGGACGTGGAGCAGTACCTGATCCTGTCGCGGCAGCGGGACCGCCGGGTCCGCTCCCGCGGCGTGATCCTCGCCCTCGCGGCGGTGCTGGGGGTGGCGTTCACCGCGGTGCTGCTGGTCGCCACCCCGGGCTGGACCACCCTCGCCCTGGCCACCGCCGCGGCCCTCGCGCTCGGGGGTGCGGGTGGGCAGGCCGATCAGCCGCTGATCGACCGGGCGGTGGTGGCGACGAAGGTGCAGCGCCTGACCTCGGACATCATCGTTCGGGCGCTGGGGGCGATGGGCATTGCCGAGATCAACAAGGCGATGGCCAAGGGTGGTGACGGGATCAAGTTCGTCGCGCCGATCACCCGGGACGGCAACGGCTGGCGGGCCGACATCGACCTGCCGTATGGCGTGACCGCGATCGACATCATCGACAAGCGGGACCGCCTCGCCTCCGGTCTGCGCCGCCCGCTGGGGTGCGTGTGGCCGGAGCCGGTCCACGATCAGCACGCCGGACGGCTGATGCTGTGGGTCGGTGATCAGGACATGTCGCAGACCAAGGCGCCGGCGTGGCCGCTCGCCGCGGCGGGCACGGTCAGCCTGTTCAAGCCGTTGCCGTTCGGCACCGACCAGCGCGGCCGCAGCGTGTCGATGCTGCTGATGTTCGCGAACGTGCTGATCGGTGCGATGCCCCGGTTCGGCAAGACCTTCGCCCTGCGGGTCCTGATGCTGGCCGCGGCGCTCGACCCGACCGCCGAGCTGCACGTGTGGGAGCTCAAGGGCACCGGTGACCTGGAGGACGCCGCCAAGGTCGCCGCCGACTACGGCTCCGGCGCCGACGACGAGACCATCGAGGGCGCCGTCAACTCCCTGCGCTACGTACACAAGGAGCTGGAGCGCCGGGCCGCGGTCATCCGCTCGCTGCCGAAGGAGCGGCGGCCGGAGAACAAGGTCACCCCGGAGCTGGCCGCCGATCGCAAGCTCGGCCTGCACCCGCTGGTGCTCATCATCGACGAGTGCCAGGAGCTGTACTCCCACGACACGTTCGGCAAGGAGGCCGGCACCCTCTCGGAGGCCATCATCAAGCGCGGCCCGGCGATGGGCGTGATCCTGCTGCTGGCCACCCAGCGGCCGGACGTGAAGTCCCTGCCGTCGGGGGTGTCGGCGAACGTGGGTATCCGGTTCTGCCTGCGGGTGATGGGCCAGACCGAGAACGACATGGTCCTCGGCACGTCCAGCTACAAGAACGGTCTGCGGGCCACGTCGTTCACAGCGAACGACAAGGGCATCGGCTACCTCGTGGGAGCGGCCACCGACGCGCAGATCGTCCGCTCCTACTACCTCGACGGCCCCGCCGCCGGGCGCATCATGGACCGGGCCCGGGCCGCGCGGATCGCGGCCGGCACCCTCACCGGGGTAGCCGCGGGCGAGCAGCCGGAGCGGGCGAAGAACAACACGGGGATCCTGGACGACCTGATCTCCATCTGGCCCGCGGGTGAGGCCAAGGTCTGGTCCGAGACCCTGGTCGCCGCGCTCGCCGCCCTGGACGAGGACCGGTACGGCGGCTGGGAGCCCGAGCAGCTGTCCAGCGCGCTCAAGCCGCACGGCGTGAACGCCGGGCAGGTCGGCCGCCGGGTGGGCGGCAAGTTCGTCAACAAGCGCGGCATCGAGCACAAGGACCTCACCGAGGCCATCACTCGGCGTGACGACAAGCGGCCCGCCTGA
- a CDS encoding rhomboid family intramembrane serine protease, which translates to MFVHSGPFHILMNMVSLWVLGPQLERVLGRMRYLALYLVSGVVGNAFAYVVGGGTVFSVGASGAIFGLLGATAVLFRATRTPLGPVIALLVFNLVISFSVAGIDWRAHIGGLVAGGLTAYGLMYAPRDRRGLVQGLTVGGVFALGVLMVVVETARLGG; encoded by the coding sequence ATGTTCGTGCACTCCGGGCCGTTCCACATCCTGATGAACATGGTGTCGCTCTGGGTGCTCGGTCCGCAGCTGGAGCGGGTGCTGGGCAGGATGCGCTACCTCGCGCTGTACCTGGTGTCCGGCGTGGTGGGCAACGCGTTCGCGTACGTGGTCGGCGGCGGCACGGTGTTCTCGGTGGGCGCCTCGGGGGCGATCTTCGGCCTGCTGGGGGCGACGGCCGTGCTGTTCCGGGCGACCCGCACTCCGCTGGGCCCGGTGATCGCCCTGCTGGTGTTCAACCTGGTGATCAGCTTCTCGGTGGCGGGGATCGACTGGCGGGCGCACATCGGCGGCCTGGTGGCCGGCGGGCTCACCGCGTACGGGCTGATGTACGCGCCCAGGGACCGCCGCGGCCTGGTGCAGGGGCTGACGGTGGGCGGTGTCTTCGCCCTGGGGGTGCTGATGGTCGTCGTGGAGACGGCCCGTCTCGGCGGCTGA
- a CDS encoding DUF2637 domain-containing protein, with protein MSRAGKFWMVAALLGVVGMAFRVSWNALKDIAAAIGADPLAAGLYPLVVDGLMALALVAALILTGPDRRFALRVLGAFTAASLVLNYVHGLVPALHGGGRVRLADWAPAHYALVLLASCLPVGSIFFGSDLVAKVLHHRPEPAEIDQPSANRSGSELLESADPKRIEPLFELADSAPTAEPIPAPVEVVPVRPVRAVAAVSSRPRRSTGSVPQSARTKVPTRTPAELLAEARIATADWPEAELTAERIRTAVRTSSVNARGLRDTLKAERTATPTEPPTVADEDEDGAAGEESAA; from the coding sequence GTGAGTCGGGCGGGCAAGTTCTGGATGGTGGCCGCGCTGCTGGGCGTGGTCGGCATGGCGTTCCGCGTCTCGTGGAACGCGTTGAAGGACATCGCCGCCGCGATCGGCGCGGACCCGCTCGCCGCCGGTCTCTACCCGCTGGTGGTCGACGGTCTGATGGCGCTCGCACTGGTCGCCGCGCTGATCCTGACCGGGCCGGACCGACGGTTCGCGCTGCGGGTGCTGGGCGCCTTCACTGCCGCCAGTCTGGTGCTCAACTACGTGCACGGTCTGGTGCCCGCGCTGCACGGCGGCGGTCGGGTCCGGTTGGCCGACTGGGCACCCGCCCACTATGCGCTGGTGCTGCTCGCCTCCTGCTTGCCGGTTGGCTCCATCTTCTTCGGATCTGACCTGGTCGCGAAGGTGCTGCACCACCGGCCCGAACCGGCAGAAATCGACCAGCCCAGTGCAAACCGGTCGGGGTCTGAACTGCTCGAATCGGCCGACCCCAAGCGCATCGAACCCTTGTTCGAGTTGGCCGACTCGGCACCGACTGCGGAGCCGATTCCGGCCCCGGTCGAGGTGGTGCCGGTCCGCCCGGTGCGGGCGGTGGCGGCGGTGTCGAGTCGGCCGCGGCGGTCGACCGGCAGCGTGCCGCAGTCGGCCCGCACGAAGGTCCCGACCCGCACGCCGGCGGAGCTGCTCGCCGAGGCTCGCATCGCCACGGCCGACTGGCCCGAGGCCGAGCTGACCGCGGAGCGGATCCGCACCGCGGTCCGCACGTCGTCGGTCAACGCCCGCGGCCTGCGCGACACCCTCAAGGCCGAACGCACCGCCACCCCAACCGAGCCGCCGACCGTCGCCGACGAGGACGAGGACGGCGCTGCGGGTGAGGAGTCCGCGGCGTGA
- a CDS encoding DUF5324 family protein: MPPSAPRPASAPPTRPRPPASSTASTSHRSWSTPSPRPPHAQETTLKAVHRAQEAALAAKHSAERAAEATRTTVGPRIGEAVAGAKAAVVPTAQEAQVRGAAALTALQGHVTAAEISEIAAKNIKKENRNGWATGLAVAGTVAIGAGVFAWQWWRRQNNPEWLVEPPMPADTAPGGVGGTVPQGGGATASTAPVNGSTPRDPGADGSASTAAAPDAAPSKPDTDRPKPHDPRKPH; this comes from the coding sequence CTGCCGCCGTCGGCGCCCAGGCCCGCATCGGCGCCTCCAACGCGGCCCAGGCCGCCCGCGTCCAGTACGGCAAGCACGTCGCACCGCAGCTGGAGCACGCCTTCGCCGCGCCCTCCGCACGCGCAGGAGACCACCCTGAAGGCCGTCCACCGGGCCCAGGAGGCCGCGCTGGCGGCCAAGCACTCCGCCGAGCGCGCCGCCGAGGCGACCCGGACGACGGTCGGCCCCCGGATCGGCGAGGCGGTGGCCGGCGCCAAGGCCGCCGTGGTGCCCACCGCCCAGGAGGCCCAGGTCCGCGGCGCCGCCGCGCTGACCGCACTGCAGGGGCACGTGACCGCGGCCGAGATCAGCGAGATCGCCGCCAAGAACATCAAGAAGGAGAACCGCAACGGCTGGGCCACCGGTCTCGCCGTGGCCGGCACCGTCGCCATCGGCGCCGGCGTCTTCGCCTGGCAGTGGTGGCGGCGGCAGAACAACCCGGAGTGGCTCGTCGAACCGCCCATGCCGGCCGACACGGCGCCGGGCGGCGTCGGCGGCACCGTCCCGCAGGGCGGCGGCGCCACGGCCTCGACCGCCCCGGTCAACGGCTCCACCCCGCGCGACCCCGGCGCCGACGGATCCGCCTCCACGGCGGCCGCCCCCGACGCGGCCCCGTCCAAGCCGGACACCGACCGGCCCAAGCCGCACGACCCGCGCAAGCCGCACTGA
- a CDS encoding class E sortase, producing the protein MSPLGSRVPAARIQAVASAVGELMITLGVVLALFAAYALWWTDLVADHDASRAAARLRGSWSAGPSTAPPPALDGRSGGDAVGFLHVPALGPDYQVLIRPGTGPDVLDGGVAGLYRTPYPSAMPWDAVGNVTLAAHRDGHGARFHDLDRLGPGDPVVIETAADWYVYRVDAVLPETSPEDVGVIAPVPEGSPYHRPGRYITLTTCTPAYTSLYRMAVWGSLTRVVPMDARRTPPQELGRRQG; encoded by the coding sequence GTGAGTCCTCTCGGCAGTCGGGTGCCCGCGGCCCGGATCCAGGCGGTCGCCTCGGCGGTCGGCGAACTGATGATCACGCTCGGGGTGGTGCTCGCCCTGTTCGCGGCGTACGCGCTCTGGTGGACCGACCTGGTGGCCGACCACGACGCCTCCCGGGCCGCGGCCCGGCTCCGCGGCAGCTGGTCGGCCGGGCCGTCCACGGCCCCGCCGCCGGCCCTCGACGGGCGGTCGGGCGGCGACGCCGTCGGGTTCCTGCACGTGCCCGCGCTGGGCCCCGACTACCAGGTGCTGATCCGGCCCGGCACCGGCCCGGACGTGCTCGACGGCGGGGTGGCCGGTCTCTACCGGACGCCCTACCCCTCCGCGATGCCCTGGGACGCGGTCGGCAACGTCACGCTGGCCGCCCACCGGGACGGCCACGGCGCCCGGTTCCACGACCTCGACCGCCTCGGGCCCGGCGACCCGGTCGTCATCGAGACCGCAGCCGACTGGTACGTCTACCGCGTCGACGCCGTCCTGCCGGAGACCTCCCCGGAGGACGTCGGGGTCATCGCCCCCGTCCCCGAGGGCTCGCCGTACCACCGGCCCGGCCGCTACATCACGCTGACCACCTGCACGCCCGCCTACACCTCGCTGTACCGGATGGCCGTCTGGGGCAGCCTGACCCGGGTGGTCCCGATGGACGCCCGGCGCACACCGCCGCAGGAGCTGGGCCGCCGTCAGGGGTAG
- a CDS encoding sigma factor-like helix-turn-helix DNA-binding protein → MHEELERVASVAPPVDRAKAAIDLMADYQGRVVELSRIRREAIEEASAAGMTQAEIATQLGVSRGRVGQLAAAGPPPERAFFGVGPITIPLGGKYEASKTPDQNPSQVVTREDLQNFEHLRKLMAGMKLDAEYEVIPPSGIVNLNREHLVVICGPRLSPIIAQVLEGDDFLRFHKDTSWHLVDQATKTQYRSPLDIDGTAGDVGYLARLPRLDGKGTFLYIAGIHAIGANGVVHYLENHLAELYREVKTRRFSTLISCRYDPATLEVLESKRVTPIYRHEA, encoded by the coding sequence GTGCACGAGGAACTGGAGCGGGTCGCGAGTGTCGCCCCGCCGGTCGACAGGGCCAAGGCAGCGATCGACCTGATGGCGGACTATCAAGGCCGTGTTGTGGAGCTCTCTCGTATCCGACGGGAGGCCATCGAGGAAGCGTCCGCAGCTGGCATGACGCAGGCGGAGATCGCCACACAGCTGGGCGTCAGCCGGGGCCGGGTGGGGCAGCTCGCTGCGGCCGGCCCGCCCCCGGAGCGCGCGTTCTTCGGGGTCGGCCCGATCACGATCCCGCTGGGGGGTAAGTACGAGGCGAGCAAGACGCCGGACCAGAACCCCAGCCAGGTGGTCACGAGGGAAGACCTTCAGAACTTCGAGCACCTGCGAAAGCTCATGGCGGGCATGAAGCTGGATGCGGAGTACGAGGTGATCCCGCCCAGCGGCATCGTGAACCTCAATCGCGAACATCTGGTTGTCATTTGCGGTCCCCGCCTGTCTCCGATCATCGCCCAGGTGCTCGAAGGTGATGACTTCCTGCGCTTCCACAAGGACACGTCCTGGCACCTGGTAGACCAGGCGACCAAGACTCAGTACAGGTCTCCGCTAGACATCGACGGGACAGCAGGAGACGTGGGCTACCTCGCCCGCCTGCCGCGGCTGGATGGGAAGGGGACGTTCCTGTACATCGCAGGGATCCACGCCATCGGGGCGAACGGCGTCGTGCACTATCTGGAGAACCACCTTGCAGAGCTCTACCGCGAGGTCAAGACACGCCGCTTCTCCACTCTGATCTCCTGCCGGTACGACCCCGCGACCCTGGAAGTCTTGGAGAGCAAGCGCGTGACTCCGATCTACCGACACGAGGCGTGA
- a CDS encoding peptidylprolyl isomerase, with product MARNLTATLKTNHGDIVITLFPNHAPKTVANFVELAEGTREWVDPRTGEKRSAPLYDGTLFHRVMRGFMIQGGDPLGNGTGGPGYAFADEFHPDLAFTKPFLLAMANAGPGTNGSQFFVTVDSTTWLTRKHTIFGEVADEASRAVVRTISTVPTGAADRPVEDVVIESVEITRG from the coding sequence GTGGCACGGAACCTCACCGCCACCCTGAAGACGAATCACGGCGACATCGTGATCACGCTCTTCCCGAACCATGCCCCGAAGACGGTGGCCAACTTCGTGGAGCTCGCCGAGGGCACCCGCGAGTGGGTCGACCCGAGGACGGGCGAGAAGCGGTCCGCCCCGCTCTACGACGGCACCCTCTTCCACCGCGTGATGCGCGGCTTTATGATCCAGGGCGGCGACCCGCTCGGCAACGGGACCGGTGGCCCGGGCTACGCGTTCGCCGACGAGTTCCACCCCGATCTCGCGTTCACCAAGCCGTTCCTGCTGGCCATGGCCAACGCCGGCCCGGGCACCAACGGCTCGCAGTTCTTCGTCACGGTGGACTCCACCACGTGGCTGACCCGCAAGCACACCATCTTCGGAGAGGTGGCCGACGAGGCGAGCCGGGCGGTCGTGCGGACGATCTCCACCGTGCCGACCGGCGCGGCCGACCGTCCGGTCGAGGACGTCGTGATCGAGTCCGTCGAGATCACCCGCGGCTGA